A stretch of the Aggregicoccus sp. 17bor-14 genome encodes the following:
- a CDS encoding chloride channel protein: protein MSAPPKPPPLQRVHLALRTLPPRLERAVEALPPRLQRLVDALLAATNRVHLPSASVLPFAGAVVGVYSGLAAGIFANLIGLVSGMAFGFPHVIDLFRKRSDTRLFLAEALAGAHWHFEYIVVALPLALGGLALARLISPGGPRDVVRRRLRVLALLTLGALALYYPLVALAAVNTVLGRTHNLGAFLKYVPWFLVLLAPTLGGMVVGRILRNHPEAHGHGVPEVVRAVEREGAGLPAHEGLRKLVASAVTIGSGGSAGREGPIVFGGAAFGSEVGRTLGFSRRDLSILLACGAGAGIAASFNAPIAGALFAMEILLREIRLQVFSPIILASVTATMVGRGVMGSAPMLARVNYSMVSGWEILAYGLLGVVCGLLAFLFLEALHAVEALFQGKGKSRLSQLLGKRGLPFRAGLGGLLAGALALVHPAVWGTGHEYANEAAVGKLTLGVLALGCVAKLLATALTIGSGGSGGTFFPATVIGALGGGALGEALHRLLPGVTAPSGAYAMVGMGGTVAAMTRGPLTGMMMIYELSGNYAIILPLMVTCTIASFLCHALAERRAAQHAPAERPRRQVPVGTGNLIAWTGALAPDVPALQVRERLLASPSGALPVRGVDGAVAGVIAASALGARWRLVGGESTAAALAEPATPLGPATRVADALEAMDAQDVDALPVVDGEGGRVGVVTRGVLRRFLEQAPAAQPHGAPPAAPPPAPEEPFAPTEMRS, encoded by the coding sequence GTGGACGCGCTGCTCGCGGCGACCAACCGCGTGCACCTGCCCAGCGCCTCGGTGCTGCCCTTCGCGGGGGCGGTGGTGGGGGTGTACAGCGGGCTCGCGGCGGGCATCTTCGCGAACCTCATCGGCCTGGTGAGCGGGATGGCCTTCGGCTTCCCGCACGTCATCGACCTCTTCCGCAAGCGCAGCGACACGCGCCTCTTCCTCGCCGAGGCGCTCGCCGGGGCGCACTGGCACTTCGAGTACATCGTGGTGGCGCTGCCGCTGGCGCTGGGCGGGCTCGCGCTCGCGCGGCTCATCTCGCCGGGCGGCCCGCGCGACGTGGTGCGCCGCCGCCTGCGCGTGCTCGCGCTGCTCACGCTGGGCGCGCTCGCGCTCTACTACCCGCTGGTGGCGCTCGCGGCGGTGAACACCGTGCTCGGGCGCACGCACAACCTGGGCGCCTTCCTCAAGTACGTGCCCTGGTTCCTGGTGCTGCTCGCGCCCACGCTGGGCGGCATGGTGGTGGGGCGCATCCTGCGCAACCACCCCGAGGCGCACGGGCACGGGGTGCCCGAGGTGGTGCGCGCGGTGGAGCGCGAGGGCGCGGGGCTGCCGGCGCACGAGGGCCTGCGCAAGCTCGTCGCCTCGGCGGTCACCATCGGCTCGGGCGGCAGCGCGGGGCGCGAGGGGCCCATCGTGTTCGGCGGCGCGGCCTTCGGCTCCGAGGTGGGGCGCACGCTGGGCTTCAGCCGGCGCGACCTCTCCATCCTGCTCGCCTGCGGCGCGGGGGCGGGCATCGCGGCGTCCTTCAACGCGCCCATCGCGGGCGCGCTGTTCGCGATGGAGATCCTGCTGCGCGAGATCCGCCTCCAGGTCTTCAGCCCCATCATCCTCGCCAGCGTCACCGCCACCATGGTGGGCCGCGGCGTGATGGGCAGCGCGCCGATGCTCGCGCGCGTGAACTACAGCATGGTGAGCGGCTGGGAGATCCTCGCCTACGGCCTGCTGGGCGTGGTGTGCGGCCTGCTCGCCTTCCTCTTCCTCGAGGCGCTGCACGCGGTGGAGGCGCTGTTCCAGGGCAAGGGCAAGAGCCGGCTCTCGCAGCTGCTCGGAAAGCGCGGCCTCCCCTTCCGCGCGGGGCTGGGCGGCCTGCTCGCCGGCGCGCTCGCGCTGGTGCACCCGGCGGTGTGGGGCACGGGCCACGAGTACGCGAACGAGGCGGCGGTGGGGAAGCTCACGCTCGGGGTGCTCGCGCTCGGCTGCGTGGCGAAGCTGCTGGCCACGGCGCTGACCATCGGCTCGGGCGGCTCGGGCGGCACCTTCTTCCCGGCCACCGTCATCGGCGCGCTCGGCGGCGGCGCGCTGGGCGAGGCGCTGCACCGGCTGCTACCCGGAGTCACGGCTCCCAGCGGCGCCTACGCGATGGTGGGCATGGGCGGCACGGTGGCGGCGATGACGCGCGGGCCGCTCACCGGGATGATGATGATCTACGAGCTGAGCGGGAACTACGCGATCATCCTCCCGCTGATGGTGACCTGCACCATCGCGAGCTTCCTCTGCCACGCGCTCGCCGAGCGCCGCGCCGCGCAGCACGCGCCGGCGGAGCGCCCGCGGCGCCAGGTGCCGGTGGGCACGGGCAACCTCATCGCCTGGACGGGGGCGCTCGCGCCGGACGTGCCCGCGCTGCAGGTGCGCGAGCGGCTGCTGGCCTCGCCCTCGGGGGCGCTGCCCGTGCGCGGCGTGGACGGCGCCGTGGCGGGCGTCATCGCCGCGAGCGCCCTGGGCGCGCGCTGGCGGCTCGTGGGCGGAGAGTCCACCGCGGCCGCGCTCGCCGAGCCGGCCACCCCGCTGGGGCCGGCCACGCGCGTCGCCGATGCGCTGGAGGCGATGGACGCCCAGGACGTGGACGCGCTGCCGGTGGTGGACGGGGAGGGGGGCCGGGTGGGCGTGGTCACCCGCGGCGTGCTGCGCCGCTTCCTCGAGCAGGCCCCCGCGGCGCAGCCTCACGGCGCGCCGCCGGCCGCGCCTCCTCCCGCGCCGGAAGAGCCCTTCGCGCCGACCGAGATGCGCAGCTAG
- a CDS encoding cysteine desulfurase-like protein — protein MRSSPPSPASVRSHFPALRSGFRYLDNAAGAQVPTHCIQAIADFLTAGSCNVGMPYPASRRATEVKARARAETAAFLGCTPEEVMLGTSATALSFQLARAFSRLFRAGDEVVVSELEHEANASPWRALEAQGVQVRTWRARWPEGRLDPADLRPLLSERTRLVAVTAAANSVGTTPDVAAAGALAREAGAWLIVDAVHSSPHHLPHVKAWGADFALFSPYKVFGPHLGCLYVREGLLAGLPADKLWFVPDDSPQKFEPGTASHEALAGWLGSLRYLREVLGDGLPGREGLQRAYGHIESLERPLLEAGLERLQALPHVTLYGLRTPEGRAATFCFNVQGLTPRQVAERLAQEEIGVAAGHYYATLAMQALGRMPDGAVRASLLHYNTLDEVDALARALERMRAA, from the coding sequence ATGCGCTCCTCCCCTCCCAGCCCCGCCTCCGTGCGCTCGCACTTCCCGGCCCTGCGCTCGGGCTTCCGCTACCTGGACAACGCCGCCGGGGCGCAGGTGCCCACGCACTGCATCCAGGCGATTGCGGACTTCCTCACGGCGGGCAGCTGCAACGTGGGGATGCCCTACCCCGCCTCGCGCCGCGCCACCGAGGTGAAGGCCCGGGCGCGCGCCGAGACGGCCGCCTTCCTGGGCTGCACGCCCGAGGAGGTGATGCTGGGCACCAGCGCCACCGCGCTCTCCTTCCAGCTCGCGCGCGCCTTCTCGCGGCTCTTCCGCGCAGGGGACGAGGTGGTGGTGAGCGAGCTCGAGCACGAGGCGAACGCGAGCCCGTGGCGGGCGCTCGAGGCGCAAGGGGTGCAGGTGCGCACCTGGCGCGCGCGCTGGCCCGAGGGGCGCCTGGATCCGGCGGACCTGCGGCCGCTGCTCTCCGAGCGCACGCGGCTCGTCGCGGTGACGGCCGCCGCGAACTCGGTGGGGACGACGCCGGACGTGGCGGCCGCGGGCGCGCTCGCGCGGGAGGCCGGGGCCTGGCTGATCGTGGACGCCGTGCACTCGAGCCCCCACCACCTGCCCCACGTGAAGGCCTGGGGCGCGGACTTCGCCCTCTTCTCGCCCTACAAGGTCTTCGGCCCGCACCTGGGCTGCCTCTACGTGCGCGAGGGGCTGCTCGCGGGGCTGCCCGCGGACAAGCTGTGGTTCGTCCCGGACGACAGCCCGCAGAAGTTCGAGCCGGGCACCGCGAGCCACGAGGCCCTCGCCGGGTGGCTGGGCTCCCTGCGCTACCTGCGCGAGGTGCTCGGCGACGGCCTGCCGGGGCGCGAGGGGCTGCAGCGCGCGTACGGGCACATCGAGAGCCTGGAGCGCCCGCTGCTGGAGGCGGGCCTCGAGCGCCTCCAGGCCCTGCCGCACGTGACGCTGTACGGCCTGCGGACTCCCGAGGGGCGCGCCGCCACCTTCTGCTTCAACGTGCAGGGACTCACCCCGCGCCAGGTGGCCGAGCGGCTCGCGCAGGAGGAGATCGGCGTGGCCGCGGGCCACTACTACGCCACGCTCGCGATGCAGGCGCTGGGGCGGATGCCGGACGGCGCCGTGCGCGCCTCGCTGCTGCACTACAACACGCTGGACGAGGTGGACGCGCTCGCCCGCGCGCTCGAGCGGATGCGCGCGGCCTAG
- a CDS encoding ATP-binding protein: MAQQAMLHFICGKAGSGKTSLARALAARERGVFFCEDAWLARLGAPIASVQDYVAAAARVRSMMEPVIAQLLALGVPVVLDFAGNTPRERAWVRSLFERAGAAHTLHLLELDDETCWARIAQRNAERPEGLFFGEVSRALFDAVTRHFAPPTPEEGFTLERHPQG, translated from the coding sequence ATGGCTCAGCAGGCGATGCTGCACTTCATCTGTGGGAAGGCGGGCTCGGGGAAGACCTCGCTCGCCCGGGCGCTCGCGGCGCGCGAGCGCGGGGTGTTCTTCTGCGAGGACGCGTGGCTCGCGCGGCTCGGGGCCCCCATCGCCTCGGTGCAGGACTACGTGGCGGCGGCGGCCCGGGTGCGCAGCATGATGGAGCCCGTCATCGCCCAGCTGCTCGCGCTGGGCGTGCCGGTGGTGCTGGACTTCGCGGGCAACACGCCGCGCGAGCGCGCCTGGGTGCGCTCGCTCTTCGAGCGCGCGGGAGCCGCACACACCCTGCACCTGCTCGAGCTGGACGACGAGACGTGCTGGGCCCGCATCGCGCAGCGCAACGCCGAGCGCCCCGAGGGGCTCTTCTTCGGCGAGGTGTCGCGCGCGCTCTTCGACGCCGTCACCCGCCACTTCGCTCCGCCCACGCCCGAGGAGGGCTTCACCCTCGAGCGCCATCCCCAGGGCTGA
- a CDS encoding DUF4403 family protein, with protein sequence MAARHSRARRWLPWGVLTLLLLGGALGLLGRGGCTEHLEVPRPALRPSPPPPELPESVVALPVELDLKGALAALEQQVPRVVDETEAWTPVANGRVGLKYRVERAPFQVEVQGAELHARFGARYLARACLRVSRTLCPEVASCGASGESPTLSLALRSGLSWSRDWHLRAKSGYTLDFPSPCRVTFLRYDVTERLRAALTPRLDAALAQLDARVPQLTQLRPRVTPVWQQLQRPLALGSGVWLALRPSAVQVTPPHGEGLRVSATLRVRVRPLLSVGRAPEVEPQPLPPLLPADGDDAPAQLALDARIGFAELGARLREQLRGRALSLQGHRLKIDDVGVEGSGGGALLRVHVTLHTGLLGLRRLEGDVYLTARPRYDAASGALVLEDVEYALGTEYALARYAERWGHETLRELLAQNARFPVRAQLERLRGLAEAGLQRELAPGLRLEGHVEAFTPLGVYAEGDGFVVRGQALGRLALHVDSAALLRPRAGQ encoded by the coding sequence ATGGCGGCTCGACACTCACGCGCGCGCAGGTGGCTGCCCTGGGGGGTGCTGACGCTGCTGCTCCTCGGGGGCGCGCTGGGGCTGCTGGGGCGCGGCGGCTGCACCGAGCATCTGGAGGTGCCGCGGCCCGCGCTGCGCCCGAGCCCCCCGCCGCCCGAGCTGCCCGAGTCGGTGGTGGCGCTGCCGGTGGAGCTGGACCTGAAGGGCGCGCTCGCGGCGCTCGAGCAGCAGGTGCCCCGGGTGGTGGACGAGACGGAGGCGTGGACGCCGGTGGCCAACGGCCGGGTGGGGCTCAAGTACCGCGTCGAGCGCGCGCCCTTCCAGGTGGAGGTGCAGGGCGCGGAGCTGCATGCCCGCTTCGGGGCGCGCTACCTCGCGCGCGCCTGCCTGCGGGTGAGCCGCACCCTGTGCCCGGAGGTGGCCAGCTGCGGCGCGAGCGGCGAGTCGCCCACGCTCTCGCTCGCGCTGCGCTCCGGGCTCTCGTGGTCCCGCGACTGGCACCTGCGCGCGAAGAGCGGCTACACGCTCGACTTCCCCTCCCCCTGCCGCGTGACCTTCCTGCGCTACGACGTGACGGAGCGGCTGCGCGCCGCGCTCACCCCGCGCCTGGACGCGGCGCTCGCGCAGCTGGATGCGCGCGTGCCCCAGCTCACCCAGCTGCGCCCGCGGGTGACGCCCGTGTGGCAGCAGCTGCAGCGGCCGCTCGCGCTGGGCAGCGGGGTGTGGCTCGCGCTGCGCCCCAGCGCGGTGCAGGTGACGCCGCCCCACGGCGAGGGGCTCCGCGTCTCCGCCACGCTGCGGGTGCGCGTGCGCCCGCTGCTCTCGGTGGGGCGCGCGCCCGAGGTCGAGCCCCAGCCCCTGCCCCCGCTGCTGCCCGCGGACGGCGACGACGCTCCGGCGCAGCTCGCGCTGGACGCGCGCATCGGCTTCGCGGAGCTGGGGGCGCGGCTGCGCGAGCAGCTGCGGGGCCGCGCGCTCTCTCTGCAGGGGCACCGGCTGAAGATCGACGACGTCGGGGTGGAGGGCAGCGGCGGCGGGGCGCTCCTGCGCGTGCACGTGACGCTGCACACCGGGCTGCTCGGCCTGCGCCGCCTGGAGGGGGACGTGTACCTCACGGCGCGCCCGCGCTACGACGCGGCGAGCGGCGCGCTGGTGCTCGAGGACGTGGAGTACGCGCTGGGCACCGAGTACGCGCTCGCGCGCTACGCCGAGCGCTGGGGGCACGAGACGCTGCGCGAGCTGCTCGCGCAGAACGCGCGCTTCCCCGTGCGCGCGCAGCTCGAGCGCCTGCGCGGCCTCGCCGAGGCCGGGCTGCAGCGCGAGCTCGCCCCGGGCCTGCGGCTCGAGGGGCACGTGGAGGCCTTCACCCCGCTGGGCGTGTACGCGGAGGGCGACGGCTTCGTCGTGCGCGGGCAGGCGCTGGGGCGGCTCGCGCTGCACGTGGACTCGGCCGCGCTGCTGCGCCCGCGCGCGGGGCAGTGA
- a CDS encoding MarR family winged helix-turn-helix transcriptional regulator: MDPLLLEHQLCFALYAATRAMTQAYAPLLEPLGLTYPQYLVMLLLWEEDGLAVRQLGERLELDSGTLTPLLKRLEAAGLLRRARDRADERVVRIHLTAAGRSLKARARGIPRAVACSAGLQAGELTRLRTELRRLTHTLKENRP; encoded by the coding sequence ATGGACCCGCTGCTCCTCGAGCACCAGCTGTGCTTCGCGCTCTACGCCGCCACGCGGGCGATGACGCAGGCGTACGCGCCGCTGCTCGAGCCGCTGGGGCTGACCTATCCGCAGTATCTGGTCATGCTGCTGCTCTGGGAGGAGGACGGTCTGGCCGTGCGCCAGCTCGGCGAGCGGCTGGAGCTGGACTCCGGCACCCTCACCCCGCTGCTCAAGCGCCTGGAGGCCGCGGGCCTCTTGCGCCGCGCGCGCGACCGCGCGGACGAGCGCGTGGTGCGCATCCACCTCACGGCCGCGGGCCGTAGCCTCAAGGCGCGCGCGCGGGGCATCCCGCGCGCCGTGGCCTGCAGCGCAGGCCTGCAGGCGGGCGAGCTCACCCGCCTGCGCACCGAGCTCCGTCGTCTCACCCACACCCTGAAGGAGAATCGCCCATGA
- a CDS encoding organic hydroperoxide resistance protein: MTPLYTATATSEGGRAGRVKSDEGTLDFQLAVPKGLGGPGGAGTNPEQLFAAGYSACFAGALGLVARTQGVNPGPHTITAKVSIGKDATSYGIAVELHGKFAELPREKAQALMEAAHQVCPYSKATRGNIDVKLLVD, translated from the coding sequence ATGACCCCCCTGTACACCGCCACCGCCACCTCCGAGGGAGGCCGCGCCGGCCGCGTGAAGAGTGACGAAGGCACGCTCGACTTCCAGCTCGCCGTGCCCAAGGGGCTGGGCGGGCCGGGCGGCGCGGGCACCAACCCCGAGCAGCTCTTCGCCGCCGGCTACTCGGCCTGCTTCGCCGGCGCGCTCGGGCTGGTGGCGCGCACCCAGGGCGTGAACCCCGGGCCGCACACCATCACCGCGAAGGTCTCCATCGGCAAGGACGCCACCAGCTACGGCATCGCCGTGGAGCTGCACGGCAAGTTCGCCGAGCTGCCGCGCGAGAAGGCCCAGGCGCTGATGGAGGCCGCGCACCAGGTGTGCCCCTACTCCAAGGCCACCCGCGGCAACATCGACGTGAAGCTCCTCGTCGATTGA
- a CDS encoding aldo/keto reductase, with the protein MSPTSAGSAVASGTFKIGGDLEVVRLGFGAMRITGKGIWGEPADVAEARRVLRRLPELGITFIDTADSYGPDVSERLIGEELAPYARGLVVATKGGLTRHGPDIWRPLGRPEYLRQQVMMSLRRLKQERLALWQLHRIDPKVPRDEQFGAIAEMQKEGLIQHVGLSEVSVEEVQAAGRHFRVATVQNRYNLVERGSEEVLRYCEQHGIGFIPWYPLAAGGLATPNSLLDTLAKRLGASLSQVALAWVLRRSPVMLPIPGTGKVKHLEENTAAARIRLSDADFQALDAQGLEAWKESA; encoded by the coding sequence ATGAGCCCAACGAGCGCAGGCAGCGCTGTGGCGAGCGGCACGTTCAAGATTGGCGGAGACCTGGAGGTGGTGCGGCTCGGCTTCGGCGCGATGCGCATCACCGGCAAGGGCATCTGGGGCGAGCCCGCGGACGTGGCCGAGGCGCGCCGCGTGCTGCGCCGGCTGCCCGAGCTGGGCATCACCTTCATCGACACCGCGGACAGCTACGGCCCGGACGTGAGCGAGCGGCTCATCGGCGAGGAGCTCGCCCCGTACGCGCGCGGCCTCGTGGTGGCCACCAAGGGCGGCCTCACCCGGCACGGGCCGGACATCTGGCGCCCGCTGGGGCGCCCCGAGTACCTGCGCCAGCAGGTGATGATGAGCCTGCGGCGGCTGAAGCAGGAGCGCCTCGCGCTGTGGCAGCTGCACCGCATCGACCCGAAGGTGCCGCGCGACGAGCAGTTCGGCGCCATCGCCGAGATGCAGAAGGAGGGGCTCATCCAGCACGTGGGCCTGAGCGAGGTGAGCGTGGAGGAGGTGCAGGCGGCCGGCCGCCACTTCCGCGTGGCCACGGTGCAGAACCGCTACAACCTGGTGGAGCGCGGGAGCGAGGAGGTGCTGCGCTACTGCGAGCAGCACGGCATCGGCTTCATCCCCTGGTACCCGCTCGCCGCCGGCGGCCTCGCGACGCCCAACAGCCTCCTGGACACGCTCGCGAAGCGCCTGGGGGCGAGCCTCTCGCAGGTGGCGCTCGCGTGGGTGCTGCGCCGCAGCCCCGTGATGCTCCCCATCCCGGGCACCGGGAAGGTGAAGCACCTGGAGGAGAACACGGCCGCGGCCCGCATCCGCCTGAGCGACGCGGACTTCCAGGCGCTCGACGCGCAGGGGCTCGAGGCCTGGAAGGAGAGCGCCTAG
- a CDS encoding class I SAM-dependent methyltransferase has translation MDSLTWHSESDAPAPARLSPVDDRLSADAALKRLRRGEYLLYTGDFHNAKQLLGALARRLPRTPAVKSPLEAFRAERRARQLEHEVLSHLVVELDRDYRLSLARAPDVSQACRWTWGEPTAETTRVPLKQLLGMLGAAEWRRKGLEVPGLAGRLHPHYGVYLPTRTDYVELLLRLPGVEGRRVFDVGTGTGVLSFLLLQHGAHSVQATDVDERAVACARENAERLGLAERFSVAQADLFPEGRADLVISNPPWIPEPPKNRVDRAVFDEDSAFLRRFLAELPAHLTPGGEGLLVLSDLAVLLGLRAEGWLEAQLREAGLKVKWKRSTPARHGKAKDTSDPLHAARSREVTTLYCLVPA, from the coding sequence GTGGACTCCCTCACCTGGCACTCCGAGAGCGACGCGCCCGCCCCCGCGCGGCTCAGCCCCGTGGACGATCGACTCAGCGCGGACGCGGCCCTCAAGCGGCTGCGGCGCGGCGAGTACCTGCTGTACACGGGGGACTTCCACAACGCGAAGCAGCTGCTGGGGGCGCTCGCGCGCAGGCTCCCGCGCACGCCCGCGGTCAAGAGCCCCCTCGAGGCCTTCCGCGCCGAGCGCCGCGCGCGCCAGCTCGAGCACGAGGTGCTCTCGCACCTGGTGGTGGAGCTGGACCGCGACTACCGGCTCTCGCTCGCCCGCGCACCGGACGTGTCCCAGGCCTGCCGCTGGACCTGGGGCGAGCCCACCGCCGAGACGACGCGCGTGCCCCTCAAGCAGCTGCTCGGCATGCTGGGCGCGGCGGAGTGGCGCCGCAAGGGGCTCGAGGTGCCGGGGCTCGCCGGGCGCCTGCACCCGCACTACGGCGTGTACCTGCCCACCCGCACGGACTACGTGGAATTGCTCTTGCGCCTGCCCGGCGTGGAGGGCCGGCGCGTGTTCGACGTGGGCACCGGCACCGGCGTGCTCTCCTTCCTGCTCCTGCAGCACGGCGCGCACTCGGTGCAGGCCACCGACGTGGATGAGCGCGCGGTCGCCTGCGCGCGGGAGAACGCCGAGCGGCTCGGGCTCGCCGAGCGCTTCAGCGTGGCGCAGGCGGACCTGTTCCCCGAGGGCCGTGCGGACCTGGTCATCAGCAACCCGCCGTGGATCCCCGAGCCCCCGAAGAACCGCGTGGACCGCGCCGTGTTCGACGAGGACAGCGCCTTCCTGCGCCGCTTCCTCGCGGAGCTGCCGGCGCACCTCACCCCCGGCGGAGAGGGGCTGCTCGTCCTCTCGGACCTGGCCGTGCTGCTCGGACTGCGCGCGGAGGGCTGGCTCGAGGCGCAGCTGCGGGAGGCGGGCTTGAAGGTGAAGTGGAAGCGCTCCACCCCCGCGCGCCACGGCAAGGCGAAGGACACCTCGGACCCCCTGCACGCCGCGCGCTCGCGCGAGGTGACCACGCTCTACTGCCTCGTTCCGGCCTAG
- a CDS encoding inner membrane CreD family protein, with amino-acid sequence MRNLLAIGFIWVGCALAWTILGSTLVARSGESSSELLGEVHALWGSPMVQEPPTALYREKRTVTETVSVNDAQGLPHVQTVQREEEVPRAAALERSSLEASLSLEQRRKGLLWFPTYAVDFRGQYVFVNPDAQPQELEFSFPLQKDSVGYDGFAVHDAAGALVPTSIADGTARWRARVGPGERTSFSVGYRSRGTERWEYALTEGTGQVRHFSLLLRTDDARVDFPVGSLSPSRHAATGRGWEGEWEFESLVSSARVGVALPGRLNPGPLAARITFFAPVGLLFFFFVVGILATVQGQRLHPANYFLFGCAFFAFHLLFAYLVDHLPIAPAFTLAAVVSVALATTYARLFVGWRFALRELGGAQLVYLVLFSLTFMWEGFTGLAITVGAILTLFMVMQVTGRVDWRQLGLPRDPVTGAPKLG; translated from the coding sequence ATGCGAAACCTCCTGGCCATCGGCTTCATCTGGGTGGGCTGCGCGCTCGCGTGGACCATCCTCGGCTCCACGCTCGTCGCGCGCTCGGGCGAGTCCTCCTCGGAGCTGCTCGGGGAGGTCCATGCGCTGTGGGGCAGCCCCATGGTGCAGGAGCCTCCCACGGCGCTCTACCGCGAGAAGCGCACGGTGACCGAGACCGTGAGCGTGAACGACGCGCAGGGCCTGCCGCACGTGCAGACGGTGCAGCGCGAGGAGGAGGTGCCGCGCGCGGCGGCGCTGGAGCGCAGCAGCCTGGAGGCCTCGCTCTCGCTCGAGCAGCGGCGCAAGGGACTGCTGTGGTTCCCCACCTACGCGGTGGACTTCCGCGGCCAGTACGTCTTCGTGAACCCGGATGCGCAGCCGCAGGAGCTGGAGTTCAGCTTCCCGCTCCAGAAGGACAGCGTGGGCTACGACGGCTTCGCGGTGCACGATGCCGCGGGCGCACTGGTGCCCACGAGCATCGCGGACGGGACGGCGCGCTGGCGCGCACGGGTGGGGCCGGGCGAGCGCACCTCGTTCTCGGTGGGCTACCGCTCGCGCGGCACCGAGCGCTGGGAGTACGCGCTCACGGAGGGCACCGGCCAGGTGCGCCACTTCTCGCTGCTGCTGCGCACGGACGATGCGCGCGTGGACTTCCCCGTGGGCTCGCTCTCGCCCTCGCGCCACGCGGCCACGGGGCGCGGCTGGGAGGGAGAGTGGGAGTTCGAGAGCCTGGTGTCCTCGGCCCGCGTGGGCGTGGCGCTCCCGGGGCGGCTCAACCCGGGCCCGCTCGCCGCGCGCATCACCTTCTTCGCGCCGGTGGGGCTGCTGTTCTTCTTCTTCGTGGTGGGGATCCTCGCCACCGTGCAGGGCCAGCGCCTGCACCCGGCGAACTACTTCCTCTTCGGCTGCGCCTTCTTCGCCTTCCACCTGCTCTTCGCGTACCTGGTGGACCACCTGCCCATCGCCCCCGCCTTCACGCTCGCGGCGGTGGTGAGCGTGGCGCTCGCCACCACCTACGCGCGGCTCTTCGTGGGCTGGCGCTTCGCGCTGCGCGAGCTGGGAGGCGCGCAGCTCGTGTACCTGGTGCTCTTCAGCCTCACCTTCATGTGGGAGGGCTTCACCGGGCTCGCCATCACCGTGGGCGCCATCCTCACGCTCTTCATGGTGATGCAGGTGACGGGGCGCGTGGACTGGCGCCAGCTGGGCCTGCCGCGAGACCCCGTCACGGGCGCGCCCAAGCTGGGCTAG
- a CDS encoding DUF3574 domain-containing protein → MSPRALCLALSLLLSSAVVGCASGARTLPGATAGVVERLYFGRTFPGGEVSDADWAAFLRDEVTPRFPAGLTAWPTQGQWRDTATGEVTREPGFVLELLHPAQEDAAQRVEGLCEAYRARFHQKAVLWMRSEVQWREVAAPAVAPPAATVPQSRGAPALVP, encoded by the coding sequence ATGTCGCCACGTGCCCTGTGCCTCGCGCTCTCGCTGCTGCTCTCCTCCGCGGTCGTCGGCTGTGCGAGCGGTGCCCGGACGCTGCCAGGAGCGACCGCGGGCGTGGTGGAGCGGCTCTACTTCGGGCGCACCTTCCCGGGCGGCGAGGTCTCGGACGCGGACTGGGCGGCCTTCCTGCGCGACGAGGTCACCCCGCGCTTTCCCGCCGGCCTCACCGCCTGGCCCACGCAGGGGCAGTGGCGCGATACGGCCACCGGCGAGGTCACCCGGGAGCCGGGCTTCGTGCTCGAGCTGCTGCACCCCGCACAGGAGGACGCGGCGCAGAGGGTGGAGGGGCTCTGCGAGGCATACCGCGCCCGCTTCCACCAGAAGGCGGTGCTCTGGATGCGCAGCGAGGTGCAGTGGCGCGAGGTCGCTGCGCCGGCCGTCGCACCACCGGCTGCCACCGTGCCGCAGTCTCGCGGGGCGCCCGCGCTCGTGCCCTAG
- a CDS encoding YoaK family protein, producing the protein MLFNREGSPQARRENALLAMLLAGVAGSVNAVGFYLLGTHTSHMSGKVSELGEALASGHGLDAAAAARLLLAFFCGAVSSSLLMDAARHRSRGRHSLVLLLELLMLGGVAFLCWRHPGEREPALAWGLSFAMGLQNALVTRVSGAVVRTSHVTGMVTDLGIELVRMGTWVRDHARGRGALGLARALRDLLHAVEFERAWLHVFLLGSFLGGCVAGTLLHARYGALALGAPCCLLVALVGLDWRPRRGAPGTVSALPGAPAQESGPAPFIAQR; encoded by the coding sequence ATGCTCTTCAACCGCGAGGGCTCTCCCCAGGCCCGCCGAGAGAACGCGCTGCTCGCCATGCTGCTGGCGGGCGTGGCGGGCAGCGTGAACGCGGTCGGCTTCTACCTGCTGGGCACGCACACCTCGCACATGAGCGGCAAGGTATCCGAGCTGGGCGAGGCGCTGGCCTCGGGCCACGGGCTGGACGCGGCGGCCGCGGCGCGGCTGCTGCTCGCCTTCTTCTGCGGCGCGGTGAGTTCCAGCCTGCTGATGGACGCCGCGCGCCACCGCTCGCGCGGGCGGCACTCGCTGGTGCTGCTGCTGGAGCTGCTGATGCTCGGCGGCGTGGCGTTCCTCTGCTGGCGCCACCCGGGCGAGCGCGAGCCGGCGCTCGCGTGGGGGCTGAGCTTCGCCATGGGCCTGCAGAACGCGCTCGTCACGCGCGTGTCCGGCGCGGTGGTGCGCACCTCGCACGTGACGGGGATGGTGACGGACCTGGGCATCGAGCTGGTGCGCATGGGCACCTGGGTGCGCGACCACGCGCGCGGACGCGGCGCGCTGGGGCTCGCGCGCGCGCTGCGCGACCTGCTGCACGCGGTGGAGTTCGAGCGAGCGTGGCTGCACGTCTTCCTCCTCGGCTCCTTCCTCGGCGGCTGCGTCGCGGGCACCCTGCTGCACGCGCGCTACGGGGCGCTCGCGCTCGGAGCGCCCTGCTGCCTCCTCGTCGCGCTGGTGGGGCTGGACTGGCGCCCGCGCCGCGGCGCGCCGGGCACGGTGTCTGCGCTGCCGGGGGCGCCGGCGCAGGAGAGCGGCCCGGCGCCCTTCATCGCGCAGCGCTGA